The following nucleotide sequence is from uncultured Draconibacterium sp..
GGTTTCACAATGTTTCCGTTTAAAAGTACATCGCCACGTACTTTTAATACCGACGACAAACATGCAAATCCGCCATTTGAATTGTGCACTGTTATAGGGATGTTGTGTTCCTGGCACAAAGCATAAATGCCAGTTGAGTTGCTTGTACCCATCAATACCGGATCCGTAGGAGAGAAACCCGCGGGTGCGTACAACTTTACCCCTGTAAATTTGCCATCGTCGGCAACAATTTTCTCCTTAAGTTTATCAACAAGGTTAACGCTGCCTTTGTACTCGCGGCGCGGGTCGATACTAAAAAATGGTTTTATGGTTTCGTATTTTTCTGCCAGGTATTCCAGATCGGCAATTTGCTGGGCATAATTCGCATTGTCAAAAATCTCAACCTCTTCATCCGATTTTCGGTCGAAACTATCTTCAAACTTCTTTACATTATCTTTTATTTTGTCGAAAGCTTCCGCCAGTTCATCGCTTTTAATTTTGCGATTTACCCGGCGTTTTATAAAAGGTAATGCCACCGACAGCAACCAGAAAACACGTTTAATCCGCTTGCGATAGCGTTTGTTCTGGTTTTCATCATCATCGTTGTCATCGGCATAAGTTAAATCGAACATTAAAGGAGTGGTAACCACGTTTCCGCGGTAAACCTTGTCCAACGCTTCAAATACATCTTCGCTCGATTCCTGAGTAACTTCTTCCAGAGTTCGGTTAATTCCGTCAATTTTAAATTTCAGTTCAGCCGATGTTACATCTTTGTCTACCAAATCTTTAATGGCAAGTAACGATTGAACCACATTAACCAGTCTGCGTATAATCACATCTTTGTTGAAAATGTGGCAGTGGATGTCGTAATAAGTTGTCATAATTATGGATTTTGAAAATTATTTAGTGTTTTATTCGTCGGTACTATTTTTAATCCTCCGGTAAAAGGTGAAGTATGAAGTAATATTTTGTTGAATGTGAAAGCGTCATCTTTTTTTGTGTCTGAAAAAATTCCGGGTCACAACCATGTGGGTATGTAAATTCAGTATACAAGTTATGAAATGGAGTGGCAAAAAACAACTAAATGGTATTAATATATTTGAGGTGGCGCTTTGAAAGCAGAAAAGTCACTATCGTTTACTAATAGTGACTTTTATATACTGATAGCCTTGAGTTTGCTTTTAACAGAAACAAAACAATGCGGCAGCCAGAGCAGCTCCGGCAATAGGCCCTAAAATAGGTACCCATGAATATGCCCAGTCTGAATCTCCCTTGTTGGGTGCCTTTATCAGATAATGGATAATCCGTGGCCCCAAATCGCGGGCAGGATTTATTGCGTAACCTGTTGGGCCGCCAAGACTAAGTCCAATTGCGGTAACAAGCAGTGCAACAGGAAGTGCACCAATTGATCCTAATCCGACCTCGACGGACTGTATTTGCATTGTTTCAAATTTAAAATCGGTGATGTAGAAGATGACAAAAATTAGAACAAATGTACCAATGAGCTCGGTAATAAAATTCTTTTTGTAATTACGGATTGCGGGAGTGGTTGCAAATACGCCCAAAAATCCTTCTTTATCGGTATTGGCTTTAAAATGATCGTGGTAAGTAAACCAAACCAATATGGCACCAAGCATTGCACCTATTATTTCGCCGGCAATATATATTGGAACTTTTGCCCAGGGGAAAATGCCTCCCATTGCAAGGCCAAGTGTTACTGCCGGATTTAGATGCGCGCCGCTAATGGGGCCGGCAACTATTACAGCCATCATTACCGCCAGTCCCCAGCCCAACGAAATTACAATCCATCCGCCGTTGTGACCTTTAGTATCTTTTAATACAACATTAGCTACCACTCCATCTCCCAGGAGTATCAAAATCATTGTGGCAATGATTTCTGCTACAAATTCATTCATTTCATTTACAGGTTTATTTTTAGTTATATCGTTAGTTTAATCGCTTAAAGGTAGTATCCCTTTGCGAGTTCCGAAAATTCCTCAACTTGCTGAGTAATCCATGTGGCGTCTTTATCAAGTTCTACGGCCATAATTTTAGCCACTTTCGGAGCCATTTCTTCAGCTGCCCGCGCATCAAGATATAAAGCTCTTACCCGACGGGCAAGCACATCGTCGAGAGTCATAGCCATTTCTTTTTTGCAAGCCCAAACCACTTCGGCAACCGTAAAGTCCAGGCGTTCGTGCAGCTTTTCTCCTAATTTCGGATCATTTTCAATCAGTTCTTTAATGGCTTTAGCTTCCGAGCCGTATACATAAAAATGATCGTTCAAATCGATGTTTTTTGTGTATCCGTGAATGGCGAGATTCTCGGTTTGACAAGGACGTTCCGGCAATCC
It contains:
- a CDS encoding amidohydrolase family protein — protein: MTTYYDIHCHIFNKDVIIRRLVNVVQSLLAIKDLVDKDVTSAELKFKIDGINRTLEEVTQESSEDVFEALDKVYRGNVVTTPLMFDLTYADDNDDDENQNKRYRKRIKRVFWLLSVALPFIKRRVNRKIKSDELAEAFDKIKDNVKKFEDSFDRKSDEEVEIFDNANYAQQIADLEYLAEKYETIKPFFSIDPRREYKGSVNLVDKLKEKIVADDGKFTGVKLYAPAGFSPTDPVLMGTSNSTGIYALCQEHNIPITVHNSNGGFACLSSVLKVRGDVLLNGNIVKPKKPLVFDERFFSRKVHKAIAERAKKLNHPQLWELVMKKFPNLTINFAHFGGSTQIMDYINYNFPDEQKRVDEEEFEDAIMSLSDKNKAIIRKAYTLKRRKRILRDDLTIAERAEVWNALYRTGFIDNWAKAIFDIIKNPKYPNAYTDLSCFSEGTIIESPDSQDLIFSIRETLSTFKNSFFDKLSDYEKSKILYGSDYYLTQFFGPSMEQYFSDFKLAFGDDFETIASINPKKFLNL
- a CDS encoding MIP/aquaporin family protein, which codes for MNEFVAEIIATMILILLGDGVVANVVLKDTKGHNGGWIVISLGWGLAVMMAVIVAGPISGAHLNPAVTLGLAMGGIFPWAKVPIYIAGEIIGAMLGAILVWFTYHDHFKANTDKEGFLGVFATTPAIRNYKKNFITELIGTFVLIFVIFYITDFKFETMQIQSVEVGLGSIGALPVALLVTAIGLSLGGPTGYAINPARDLGPRIIHYLIKAPNKGDSDWAYSWVPILGPIAGAALAAALFCFC